In Phacochoerus africanus isolate WHEZ1 chromosome 1, ROS_Pafr_v1, whole genome shotgun sequence, the following are encoded in one genomic region:
- the CDV3 gene encoding protein CDV3 homolog isoform X2, with amino-acid sequence MAETEERSLDNFFAKRDKKKKKERSNRAASAAGVAGGSSGAAGAASGSSGAASAAGGGAGAGARPGDGGTTAAAGPGPATKALTKEEDEWKDFEQKEVDYSGLRVQAMQISEKEEDENEKREDPGDNWEEGGGGGGGVGVEKSSGPWNKTAPVQAPPAPVVVSETPEPTMTSGVYRPPGARLTTTRKTPQGPPEIYSDTQFPSLQSTAKHVESRNRYLK; translated from the exons ATGGCTGAGACAGAGGAACGGAGCTTGGACAACTTCTTCGCCAAGAgggacaagaagaagaagaaagagcgGAGCAACCGGGCGGCAAGCGCCGCGGGCGTCGCCGGCGGGAGCAGCGGCGCGGCGGGAGCCGCCAGCGGGAGCAGCGGAGCCGCGAGCGCGGCGGGCGGTGGGGCAGGCGCGGGGGCCCGGCCGGGCGACGGCGGGACCACCGCGGCCGCGGGCCCCGGGCCCGCAACCAAGGCTTTGACAAAG GAGGAAGATGAGTGGAAAGATTTTGAGCAAAAAGAGGTTGATTACAGTGGCCTAAGAGTTCAAGCAATGCAAATAAG tgaaaaggaagaagatgaaaatgaaaagagagaagatcCAGGTGATAACTGGGAAgaaggtggaggtggtggtggtggtgtaggtgtAGAAAAGTCTTCGGGTCCCTGGAATAAAACAGCTCCAGTACAAGCACCTCCTGCTCCAGTAGttg TTTCAGAAACCCCAGAACCCACAATGACTAGTGGCGTGTATAGGCCTCCTGGGGCCAGGTTGACCACAACAAGGAAAACACCACAAGGACCACCAGAAATCTACAGTGAtacacagtttccatccctgcaGTCCACTGCCAAGCATGTAGAAAGCCGGAA CAGGTACTTAAAATGA
- the CDV3 gene encoding protein CDV3 homolog isoform X1: MAETEERSLDNFFAKRDKKKKKERSNRAASAAGVAGGSSGAAGAASGSSGAASAAGGGAGAGARPGDGGTTAAAGPGPATKALTKEEDEWKDFEQKEVDYSGLRVQAMQISEKEEDENEKREDPGDNWEEGGGGGGGVGVEKSSGPWNKTAPVQAPPAPVVVSETPEPTMTSGVYRPPGARLTTTRKTPQGPPEIYSDTQFPSLQSTAKHVESRKDKEMEKSFEVVRHKTRGRDEVSKNQALKLQLDNQYAVLENQKSSHTQYN, encoded by the exons ATGGCTGAGACAGAGGAACGGAGCTTGGACAACTTCTTCGCCAAGAgggacaagaagaagaagaaagagcgGAGCAACCGGGCGGCAAGCGCCGCGGGCGTCGCCGGCGGGAGCAGCGGCGCGGCGGGAGCCGCCAGCGGGAGCAGCGGAGCCGCGAGCGCGGCGGGCGGTGGGGCAGGCGCGGGGGCCCGGCCGGGCGACGGCGGGACCACCGCGGCCGCGGGCCCCGGGCCCGCAACCAAGGCTTTGACAAAG GAGGAAGATGAGTGGAAAGATTTTGAGCAAAAAGAGGTTGATTACAGTGGCCTAAGAGTTCAAGCAATGCAAATAAG tgaaaaggaagaagatgaaaatgaaaagagagaagatcCAGGTGATAACTGGGAAgaaggtggaggtggtggtggtggtgtaggtgtAGAAAAGTCTTCGGGTCCCTGGAATAAAACAGCTCCAGTACAAGCACCTCCTGCTCCAGTAGttg TTTCAGAAACCCCAGAACCCACAATGACTAGTGGCGTGTATAGGCCTCCTGGGGCCAGGTTGACCACAACAAGGAAAACACCACAAGGACCACCAGAAATCTACAGTGAtacacagtttccatccctgcaGTCCACTGCCAAGCATGTAGAAAGCCGGAA GGataaagaaatggagaagagCTTTGAAGTAGTAAGACACAAAACTAGAGGTAGGGATGAGGTTTCAAAAAACCAGGCCCTTAAACTTCAGCTAGACAACCAGTATGCTGTGCTTGAGAATCAGAAAAGCAGCCACACACAGTACAATTAA
- the CDV3 gene encoding protein CDV3 homolog isoform X3 — protein MAETEERSLDNFFAKRDKKKKKERSNRAASAAGVAGGSSGAAGAASGSSGAASAAGGGAGAGARPGDGGTTAAAGPGPATKALTKEEDEWKDFEQKEVDYSGLRVQAMQISEKEEDENEKREDPGDNWEEGGGGGGGVGVEKSSGPWNKTAPVQAPPAPVVVSETPEPTMTSGVYRPPGARLTTTRKTPQGPPEIYSDTQFPSLQSTAKHVESRKY, from the exons ATGGCTGAGACAGAGGAACGGAGCTTGGACAACTTCTTCGCCAAGAgggacaagaagaagaagaaagagcgGAGCAACCGGGCGGCAAGCGCCGCGGGCGTCGCCGGCGGGAGCAGCGGCGCGGCGGGAGCCGCCAGCGGGAGCAGCGGAGCCGCGAGCGCGGCGGGCGGTGGGGCAGGCGCGGGGGCCCGGCCGGGCGACGGCGGGACCACCGCGGCCGCGGGCCCCGGGCCCGCAACCAAGGCTTTGACAAAG GAGGAAGATGAGTGGAAAGATTTTGAGCAAAAAGAGGTTGATTACAGTGGCCTAAGAGTTCAAGCAATGCAAATAAG tgaaaaggaagaagatgaaaatgaaaagagagaagatcCAGGTGATAACTGGGAAgaaggtggaggtggtggtggtggtgtaggtgtAGAAAAGTCTTCGGGTCCCTGGAATAAAACAGCTCCAGTACAAGCACCTCCTGCTCCAGTAGttg TTTCAGAAACCCCAGAACCCACAATGACTAGTGGCGTGTATAGGCCTCCTGGGGCCAGGTTGACCACAACAAGGAAAACACCACAAGGACCACCAGAAATCTACAGTGAtacacagtttccatccctgcaGTCCACTGCCAAGCATGTAGAAAGCCGGAA ATACTGA